atgtatttttaataaatcCCTTTTTGGCTTAAATTAGCCAGAACATTTCCTGTTGCTTACAGCTTAAACTCTAACTGATCCCAATACAGTAAAAAACTAACAACCTTGTTAACAATTCTGGTTCTTGAAGTTACCTTCTACTTTACTTCCTGATTCTaactgcctcattttccccacagTTCCCAAATGCTTTGCAGATGACAAATAATATAAACATCAACTCTGTGGATTAATTGCTTCTGGCACAAATGTCTACTCCATTATTTAATCACATGTAGTGCACAGAGAGGGGCAGGTTCATGTGGCTGTGCAGTTTGCTCTTCTGAGGAGTGGAAAGTGGGCATCCTCATCATTAACTGTCCAACAGACCTGGGGGCTGGCTTTTTAAGCAGACCTCATCTGTTTGGGGAAGTCAGAAGAGGCTATTCAAAGGAAGACATTCTGAGCTGGAACCTGCCAGATAAGTAAGAGGCAAGAGATAAGGAGGTAGGGTGAGAAGTtcggaaacaggaaaaaaataattatcaagACAGGGTAGAGAGAGCAGCGTTGCCAGGGCAGCGTCTCTGGATGGGtagcggccccgccccctgcatgcctcccgacccccccccccccccggctctgggAGTTCTGCGGCGACTTGTCTGgtgccccagccctgggacacccCCATCCCGCAGGCAGGCTCAGGGATCCACGTccctgagggagggaaggaggaagggagggagggaaggagggagggagggaaggggggagggagggaaggggggggggctggaaccTTCCACGCACTCGCACTCAGGGCAGGTGCTGGCTCTGGTCCTGTTGGCCGCGCTGTGGCGTGGCACGCAGCCGCTGCTGAAGCGGGCCTCGGCCGGCCTGCAGCAGGTTCGGGAGCCTACCTGGGCCCACCAGTTGCTGCAGGAGATGAAGATCCTGTTCTTGAATACCGAGTACCTGATGCCCTTTCTCCTCAACCAGTGTGGCTCCCTTCTGTACTACCTCACCTTGGCATCAACAGATCTGACCCTTGCTGTGCCCTTCTGTAACTCCCTGGCCATTGTCTTCACGCTTATTGTTGGGAAGGTCCTTGGGGAAGATATTGGTGGAAAAGGAGCAGTTGCTGGCATGACGCTCACTGTAACAGGAATTGCACTTTGCATCACAAGCTCAGTGAGCAAGGCCCAGGGACCACCATCTACCTTGTAGTGCACTAACTCCTACCTCCAGCTCTGTCATGGCCAGGAAGCTCCTGGGCCATGGGTGCAGGTGGTGAGCAGATGGGCCCAGCGCTTGCCCTCCCTGAGCCTTTGCTTCCTCATCTCGTATGGGGACTTCTACCTCGTGGAGCACAGTCAGGTTTTTTAACCTTTGAGTACTGTTCAGCTGCTGGGATTCAGCACAGAAGACTTTATCCTTACCCTCCGCAGCCATTCTGCCCGGCAGCTCTCTTTCTGTTATCTCAGGCCACTGTTATGCAGCCACTATTAATTTGACCTGTTCTGGATTGTTATAGTCTGCGGAGCCCTGGCTGCATGGAAAGGGCAAGCTGCACTCTCTGAACCAGAAATGTGACCAGGAGGTCTCCAGGGTCCAGTCAGAGTGCCTGATGATGTGggtgaaatgaaggaggaggaggtgtagGAGAGATGAGCTGTTAGGCTGCCCTACCCATCTATGAAGAGAGGGCAGTTGCCTTACCGCCAGCCCCTCTCAAACAGACAGCTGTGAGCCTGGTACCAGCTACCTGTAACACCCAGCACAATTGGCCACTTGCAGCCTTCAATAAAACtgtagtaaacacacacacacacacacacacacacacacacacacacacacacacgacgggATAGAGATGGGAGCCagtggttctcacctgtaatcctagcattcaggtggctgagatctgaagatggaagtttgaagccagcccagacaggaatgtctgtgagactgtcatctccaattaacttccaaaaagctagatgtggggCAGTGGctcgctcaagtgatagagcttcagccttgagcaagaaagctaagggacagcttccCTGCttccacaatcctcatatctcagtctcctgagtaactaggattatagatgtgagctaccagga
This sequence is a window from Perognathus longimembris pacificus isolate PPM17 chromosome 17, ASM2315922v1, whole genome shotgun sequence. Protein-coding genes within it:
- the LOC125365786 gene encoding transmembrane protein 234-like — encoded protein: MGQVLALVLLAALWRGTQPLLKRASAGLQQVREPTWAHQLLQEMKILFLNTEYLMPFLLNQCGSLLYYLTLASTDLTLAVPFCNSLAIVFTLIVGKVLGEDIGGKGAVAGMTLTVTGIALCITSSVSKAQGPPSTL